The Phoenix dactylifera cultivar Barhee BC4 chromosome 15, palm_55x_up_171113_PBpolish2nd_filt_p, whole genome shotgun sequence genome contains a region encoding:
- the LOC103705839 gene encoding probable apyrase 7 has protein sequence MRLSSSLHELPTFSKLNPVEGDLGLETGRSYAHAKPLRALQREGAAGSSFSKEKSSPATPTKRRKWIWAVLGAIAILLLFLFIYICSRYFSTYLSRETSEYYVILDCGSTGTRVYVYEWSINRNKGHSNLPIALRSLPEASQRKFSAGSGRAYQRMETEPGFHKLVRNESGLRDAVMPLLQWAEKQIPKRAHKNASLFLYATAGVRRLPSSDSAWLLDKAWNILKNSSFYCKRDWVKIITGMEEAYYGWIALNHHMGMLGSSPTKETFGALDLGGSSLQVTFETEKPTHDETGIILRIGAVSHYLSAYSLSGYGLNDAFDKSVSYLLKRFSGTAAAGLNNGKIELRHPCLQTGYKEEYTCSHCATINQEGSPLIGGKTSSGHPGMVIQLLGAPNWEECSALARIAVNLSEWSSTSSGVDCKLKPCALSDNLPRPRGQFYAMSGFFVVFRFFNLTSKATLGDVLKLGKKFCGKTWEVAKNSVAPQPFIEQYCFRAPYIASLLREGLQVRDNQVVIGSGSITWTLGVALSEAGQALSSRIDLQSYRILHTDINPTYLLLLLLVSIILLLCALSCVGKWTPRFLRRSYLPLFRHNSATNSVLNKSSPFLFQRWSPINSGDGRVKTPLSPTVSGSEQHPFGMEYGFGGSSIQLMESSWHPLGVSHSYSSGSLGQMQISNGMGSFWPPHRGQTTLSSRRSQSREDLNASLAEAHMAKV, from the exons ATGCGACTTTCCTCATCTCTCCATGAATTGCCAACATTCTCTAAACTAAATCCCGTAGAGGGTGACCTTGGCCTTGAAACCGGTAGAAGTTATGCCCATGCAAAACCTCTCCGTGCTCTACAAAGAGAGGGTGCTGCTGGATCTAGCTTTTCAAAGGAGAAATCCTCTCCAGCAACCCCAACTAAACGAAGGAAATGGATATGGGCAGTTCTAGGTGCTATTGCCATtctcttattatttttattcatttaCATATGTTCAAGATATTTTAGTACTTATTTATCGCGTGAAACGTCGGAGTATTATGTCATACTTGACTGTGGAAGTACTGGCACTCGCGTTTATGTCTATGAGTGGTCTATTAATCGAAATAAAGGCCACTCAAATTTACCTATTGCCTTGAGATCATTACCTGAAGCTTCTCAAAGAAAATTCAGTGCAGGGAGTGGCCGTGCTTATCAGCGTATGGAAACAGAGCCTGGTTTTCATAAACTTGTCCGCAATGAAAGCGGGTTGAGGGATGCAGTAATGCCACTTCTTCAGTGGGCTGAGAAACAGATACCCAAGCGTGCTCACAAAAatgcctctctctttctttatgcTACTGCTGGGGTTCGTAGGCTACCAAGTTCTGATTCAGCATGGCTTCTGGACAAGGCATggaatattttgaaaaattcatcattttattgtaAGAGAGATTGGGTTAAGATCATAACTGGCATGGAGGAAGCTTATTATGGATGGATAGCTCTTAATCATCATATGGGTATGCTAGGTTCCTCACCAACTAAAGAGACATTTGGTGCACTTGATTTAGGTGGTTCATCATTGCAAGTTACTTTCGAGACTGAGAAGCCAACGCACGACGAGACTGGCATTATTTTGAGAATTGGAGCTGTTAGCCATTATTTAAGTGCATATTCTTTATCTGGCTATGGATTAAATGATGCATTTGACAAATCTGTAAGCTATCTTCTCAAAAGGTTCTCAGGAACTGCTGCTGCTGGCTTAAATAATGGAAAAATTGAGCTTAGGCATCCATGCTTGCAGACTGGGTACAAAGAGGAGTATACCTGTTCCCATTGTGCGACAATTAACCAAGAAGGAAGTCCTTTGATTGGAGGGAAAACCAGTTCGGGGCATCCTGGAATGGTTATTCAACTCCTTGGTGCTCCTAATTGGGAAGAATGTAGTGCACTTGCAAGAATAGCAGTCAATCTATCTGAATGGTCTAGTACAAGCTCTGGAGTTGATTGTAAACTCAAACCATGTGCTCTCAGTGACAATTTGCCTCGTCCACGTGGACAATTCTATGCCATGTCTGGTTTCTTTGTGGTCTTTCGGTTTTTTAACTTGACTTCTAAGGCCACTCTTGGTGATGTACTAAAATTGGGTAAGAAATTTTGTGGAAAAACATGGGAAGTTGCAAAGAACAGTGTTGCTCCACAACCTTTCATAGAACAATATTGCTTTAGGGCACCATACATTGCCTCGCTATTAAGAGAGGGATTGCAGGTCAGAGATAACCAAGTGGTCATTGGTTCTGGTAGTATTACTTGGACTCTGGGAGTTGCATTGTCTGAGGCCGGACAGGCATTGTCTAGCAGAATTGATCTTCAGAGCTATAGAATATTGCACACAGATATAAATCCAACTTATCTTCTTCTCCTACTTTTGGTGTCAATCATACTCTTGCTTTGTGCACTATCATGTGTTGGCAAATGGACCCCAAGATTTCTCCGGAGATCATATCTCCCACTTTTTAGGCATAACAGTGCAACCAACTCAGTTCTCAACAAATCATCTCCTTTCCTTTTCCAGCGATGGAGTCCCATAAATTCAG GTGATGGAAGGGTAAAGACACCACTTAGTCCTACTGTTTCTGGCTCTGAGCAGCATCCTTTTGGCATGGAATATGGATTTGGAGGCAGCAGCATTCAGCTTATGGAATCTTCTTGGCACCCATTAGGTGTTTCTCATAGTTATTCCTCAGGTAGCTTAGGCCAAATGCAGATTAGCAATGGAATGGGATCCTTCTGGCCACCTCACAGGGGTCAGACAACTCTTTCAAGCCGCAGATCACAATCTAGAGAAGACCTCAATGCTTCATTGGCAGAAGCTCATATGGCGAAGGTTTAG
- the LOC103705840 gene encoding FK506-binding protein 5-like, which translates to MGRKHNKTEVEEVVEEEKDEVSEAEEEEEEEGVKEEGAGNGEVAAEAEDERRNEEAVELMAGMFVVGKVGKALLAIFDSPITKAGRLHAVYVKTDKGVLFEIKPYVRIPRTLKWLFGLMFSLKIEYNCCW; encoded by the exons ATGGGGCGAAAACACAATAAAACAGAAGTGGAAGAAGTGGTAGAAGAGGAGAAAGATGAGGTCTCGgaagcggaggaggaggaggaggaggagggagtgaAGGAAGAGGGCGCGGGGAATGGAGAGGTGGCGGCGGAGGCTGAGGACGAGAGGAGGAATGAGGAGGCTGTGGAGCTGATGGCGGGAATGTTCGTCGTCGGCAAAGTCGGAAAG GCACTTCTTGCAATTTTTGATAGCCCAATAACTAAGGCTGGGAGGCTGCATGCTGTTTACGTAAAAACTGATAAAGGAGTCCTTTTCGAAATTAAACCATATGTACGCATCCCACGGACATTGAAGTGGTTGTTTGGTCTCATGT TTAGTTTAAAAATTGAGTATAACTGCTGTTGGTAA
- the LOC120113300 gene encoding lysine-rich arabinogalactan protein 19-like, whose product MESLWWLCFSASLLLVQLCTAGAQAPAVAPTILPPPVAPTPPTAVTPPPSSSPTNSPPPVSTPPPSVPPASPPVPLAPALPPPPVLPPPPTLPPPTASPPAITPVVPPPVPPPPVPPPPVPAPVPPPVPSPPVTPPATPPVMPGPVPAPSISVPAPAPAKRKGKHKKRRHRKKHAPAPAPTVPSPPAPIAPTPPDELDVTSPAPQPIDLNGSIAMFEKGGMLRNWVGTILAIFMLLIV is encoded by the exons ATGGAATCCCTTTGGTGGCTTTGCTTCTCAGCCTCTCTTCTTCTCGTCCAACTTTGCACCGCCGGAGCACAAGCACCGGCGGTTGCACCCACCATCCTACCACCACCGGTCGCCCCCACACCTCCAACAGCTGTGACACCACCACCCTCTTCAAGCCCGACAAACTCGCCACCTCCGGTCTCTACACCACCACCATCAGTGCCACCGGCATCGCCTCCTGTTCCATTAGCGCCTGCATTACCACCACCACCAGTATTGCCGCCGCCACCGACATTACCACCACCAACAGCTTCGCCACCAGCTATAACTCCGGTGGTGCCACCGCCAGTGCCACCACCACCAGTGCCACCACCGCCAGTGCCAGCACCGGTGCCGCCACCAGTACCATCGCCGCCAGTGACACCGCCAGCTACACCTCCAGTGATGCCTGGGCCGGTACCAGCACCGTCAATATCTGTGCCGGCACCTGCTCCGGCAAAGCGCAAGGGGAAGCACAAGAAAAGAAGGCACAGAAAGAAGCATGCACCAGCACCTGCACCGACCGTGCCAAGCCCGCCGGCGCCGATTGCGCCCACGCCACCTGATGAGTTGGATGTAACGAGTCCGGCACCTCAGCCAATTGATCTG AATGGAAGCATTGCGATGTTTGAGAAGGGAGGGATGCTCCGAAACTGGGTGGGAACCATATTGGCTATTTTTATGCTGTTGATTGTCTGA